A single Sulfurimonas aquatica DNA region contains:
- a CDS encoding LysR family transcriptional regulator — translation MLKDFAKLQTFLMVIKEKSFSKASAKLGISQPAVTQQIKFIEDYLDTKIVDRKKNGIILTKEGEDLFRIALKLEKAIQSSEKELLKIINKEFTFVMGSSFSIGNYILPNYLGEIKKRIDNEVFMNVDLSCNIIDQLEDKKIDVALIESPVFKDGIVYREWVEDELVVFSNKPLKKQLNADDLMEFDWICRNEDSHTRKLTSEVFEEMGVQCNNFNVLGVLASQTAIKESILHADKSSERPVVSIMSRHVLKTELENGTLFEAKLKNHKINRHLYIAYMKERKHDAFVDNVVNFLLSLNKV, via the coding sequence ATGTTAAAAGATTTTGCAAAATTACAAACATTTTTAATGGTCATAAAAGAGAAAAGTTTTTCGAAAGCTTCTGCAAAGTTAGGCATATCTCAACCAGCTGTTACACAACAGATAAAATTTATCGAAGACTATTTAGACACTAAAATTGTAGATAGAAAAAAGAATGGAATTATCCTTACAAAAGAGGGTGAAGATCTTTTTAGAATCGCATTAAAACTTGAAAAAGCGATACAAAGCAGTGAGAAAGAGCTTCTAAAAATCATAAATAAAGAGTTTACGTTTGTTATGGGTTCATCATTTTCAATAGGTAACTATATCCTTCCTAATTATCTAGGAGAGATTAAAAAACGTATCGATAATGAAGTATTTATGAATGTAGATCTATCGTGCAATATTATTGATCAACTAGAAGATAAGAAGATAGACGTGGCGCTAATTGAATCACCTGTATTTAAAGATGGCATAGTTTATAGAGAATGGGTTGAGGACGAACTTGTAGTTTTTTCAAATAAACCGCTTAAAAAACAGCTTAACGCTGATGATTTAATGGAATTTGACTGGATATGTAGAAATGAAGATTCACATACTCGAAAACTTACTTCTGAAGTATTTGAAGAGATGGGCGTACAGTGTAACAACTTTAACGTACTTGGAGTTCTAGCGAGTCAAACTGCTATAAAAGAGTCAATCTTACATGCAGATAAAAGTTCAGAGAGACCAGTTGTTTCCATAATGTCACGTCACGTACTTAAAACAGAGTTAGAAAATGGCACTCTTTTTGAGGCAAAACTAAAAAATCACAAGATTAATAGACACCTTTACATAGCGTATATGAAAGAAAGAAAGCATGACGCTTTTGTAGATAACGTAGTTAACTTTTTGTTATCTTTAAATAAAGTCTAA
- a CDS encoding aminotransferase class IV family protein, which yields MSRNYLETIKIVDGVVMNLLYHQRRLDTVLNLLNTTTIWNLQDLIKPPSSGVYKCRLLYNEKTINIEYIKYEKRSIKRLKLVYDNTIEYSIKYEDRKCLNELFKKREECDDILIVKNALITDTTIANIAFYDGSKWLTPKSPLLQGTVRQRLLEESKIIEKDIKVQDLKTFSKVALMNAMIDFDIIAKDNIEEIIC from the coding sequence GTGAGTAGAAACTATCTTGAAACAATAAAGATTGTTGATGGAGTGGTTATGAACCTACTCTATCATCAACGGCGTTTAGATACTGTTTTAAACTTACTTAACACAACTACTATATGGAATCTTCAAGATCTCATAAAACCTCCCTCTAGTGGAGTATATAAATGTAGACTCCTCTATAATGAAAAAACAATAAATATTGAGTATATAAAGTATGAAAAAAGATCTATAAAGAGATTAAAACTTGTATATGACAATACCATAGAATATTCTATAAAATATGAGGACAGGAAGTGCCTTAACGAGCTTTTTAAAAAACGCGAAGAGTGTGATGACATCTTAATAGTTAAAAATGCTCTGATTACAGACACTACGATAGCAAATATCGCATTCTACGATGGAAGTAAATGGCTAACGCCAAAGAGCCCACTACTTCAGGGGACAGTAAGGCAGAGATTACTTGAAGAGTCTAAAATCATTGAAAAAGATATAAAAGTTCAAGATTTAAAAACATTTTCTAAAGTGGCGCTAATGAATGCCATGATAGATTTTGATATAATTGCAAAAGATAATATTGAGGAAATAATTTGTTAG
- the cysK gene encoding cysteine synthase A produces the protein MNIANNITDLVGNTPLVRLNTASELTGATIIGKCEFMNPTSSVKDRIGLNMIRRAIESGDIKEGTTIIEPTSGNTGIALAANCAAQNLKLILTMPESMSIERRNLLKALGAELILTPAAKGMTGAIEKANELNSTIDNSIVLQQFNNKSNPEIHMLTTAKEILRDTDKVIDAFVAAVGTGGTLTGTSKVLKEEIADITIIAVEPSVSAVLSGEAAGPHKIQGIGAGFIPENLDTSVYSEVIKVSNEDAIATARMLAKKEGLLVGISAGANVWATMQVASRPEFKGKTLVTILCDTGERYLSTELFSE, from the coding sequence ATGAATATAGCAAATAATATAACAGATTTAGTAGGAAACACACCATTAGTTAGATTGAACACAGCATCTGAGTTAACTGGAGCTACGATCATCGGTAAATGTGAATTTATGAACCCAACGAGTTCAGTAAAAGATAGAATTGGGTTAAACATGATTCGAAGAGCAATTGAATCTGGAGATATAAAAGAAGGCACTACAATAATAGAGCCGACAAGTGGAAATACAGGTATAGCTCTTGCTGCAAACTGTGCAGCTCAAAACTTGAAGTTAATTTTAACTATGCCAGAGTCTATGAGTATTGAGAGACGTAATCTTCTAAAAGCTTTAGGTGCAGAACTTATACTTACTCCTGCTGCAAAAGGAATGACAGGTGCCATTGAAAAGGCAAATGAGTTAAACTCTACAATTGATAATTCTATCGTTTTACAGCAGTTTAATAATAAGTCAAATCCTGAAATACATATGCTAACTACAGCAAAAGAGATTCTTCGTGATACTGATAAAGTAATTGATGCATTTGTTGCAGCTGTTGGAACTGGAGGAACTCTTACTGGAACGTCAAAAGTTTTAAAAGAAGAGATTGCTGATATTACTATTATAGCAGTTGAGCCATCAGTATCTGCAGTTTTATCTGGTGAAGCAGCCGGCCCACATAAAATACAGGGTATAGGTGCTGGATTTATCCCTGAGAATTTAGATACCTCTGTATATAGCGAAGTTATTAAGGTGAGCAATGAAGATGCAATAGCAACTGCAAGAATGTTAGCTAAGAAAGAGGGTCTATTAGTTGGAATATCTGCTGGTGCTAATGTTTGGGCTACTATGCAAGTAGCATCGCGTCCAGAATTTAAGGGTAAAACATTAGTAACTATTTTATGTGATACAGGTGAGAGATACCTAAGCACAGAACTATTTAGTGAGTAG
- a CDS encoding 2-oxoacid:acceptor oxidoreductase family protein: protein MAKDSIKVRLPGLGGQGAVTAAHIAATAADTDGYYAVSNPFFGAEKRMAPSESYARIGTVPIYDRGEVIYPDIVMIFHPQVITMGKSYTMPFYAGIKENGLVIINSEVELLTEHDKKVLSDLNVKVLTKDFTQFAIDQAGTELATNMAMLGALFGALGTVSKAAIEEGIKDRFLKKYTASGGTATLDSVIEKKFKKKQELIQKNLDTASAAYDLTAAWAKEVGLEPILEPSKNNNGNK from the coding sequence ATGGCAAAAGATTCAATTAAAGTAAGACTTCCGGGTCTTGGTGGTCAAGGTGCAGTTACTGCAGCTCACATTGCTGCAACTGCTGCTGATACTGATGGTTACTATGCTGTTTCAAATCCATTCTTTGGTGCTGAAAAACGTATGGCTCCATCAGAGTCTTATGCAAGAATAGGTACAGTGCCTATTTACGATAGAGGGGAAGTAATTTATCCTGATATTGTTATGATTTTCCACCCACAAGTTATTACTATGGGTAAATCATACACTATGCCTTTTTACGCTGGTATTAAAGAGAATGGTTTAGTTATCATTAACTCTGAAGTAGAGCTTTTAACTGAACACGATAAGAAAGTTTTATCTGACTTAAATGTTAAGGTTCTTACTAAAGACTTTACTCAGTTTGCTATCGATCAAGCTGGTACTGAACTTGCAACTAACATGGCTATGTTAGGTGCACTGTTTGGTGCTCTTGGTACAGTTTCTAAAGCTGCAATTGAAGAGGGAATTAAAGATAGATTCCTTAAGAAATATACTGCATCTGGTGGTACTGCTACACTTGACTCAGTTATTGAGAAAAAGTTTAAGAAGAAACAAGAACTAATTCAAAAGAATCTTGATACTGCATCAGCTGCTTATGATTTAACAGCTGCATGGGCTAAAGAAGTTGGACTTGAGCCAATTCTTGAACCTTCTAAAAATAACAACGGTAACAAGTAA
- a CDS encoding thiamine pyrophosphate-dependent enzyme codes for MAIDIYKINPEFRDIMPQEIIDLEEKATWAQNQDKPRGIKELPQSKELLEEHSLCAGCPEAAALRYVLSALPKPEETIIVNSTGCTSLMFPHIALHTVHSLFGNQNAVATGIKRVLDWRFPDTEKDVVVLAGDGATVDIGLDYTLQSFFRQENITTICFDNEVYANTGGQESGATPKGQVFKMAPTGKKFDKVPMWKLATTSGCHYSINMTASAPKAVAKAVREAILVAREIGPTFLNIYTPCILEIGLSANEGLGEMKEQDKDRFESYKYISPEAEEFLAKCKEEGRL; via the coding sequence ATGGCAATAGATATCTATAAAATCAATCCAGAATTTAGAGACATTATGCCTCAAGAGATTATTGATCTTGAGGAAAAAGCTACATGGGCTCAAAATCAAGACAAGCCTCGTGGTATTAAAGAACTTCCACAATCAAAAGAGTTATTAGAAGAGCACTCTTTATGTGCTGGTTGTCCAGAAGCTGCTGCATTGAGATATGTACTTTCTGCACTTCCTAAACCTGAAGAGACTATCATTGTTAACTCAACTGGTTGTACTTCATTAATGTTCCCACATATTGCACTACATACTGTGCACTCACTATTTGGTAACCAAAATGCTGTTGCAACTGGTATCAAAAGAGTTCTTGACTGGAGATTTCCAGATACTGAAAAAGATGTTGTTGTTTTAGCGGGAGACGGTGCTACTGTTGATATCGGTCTTGACTATACACTTCAATCTTTCTTTAGACAAGAAAACATTACAACAATCTGTTTCGATAATGAAGTTTACGCAAATACTGGTGGACAAGAATCAGGTGCTACACCAAAAGGTCAAGTATTTAAAATGGCTCCAACTGGTAAAAAGTTCGATAAAGTGCCAATGTGGAAGCTAGCTACTACATCAGGATGTCACTATTCTATAAACATGACAGCTTCTGCTCCTAAAGCAGTTGCTAAAGCAGTTAGAGAAGCGATATTAGTTGCAAGAGAAATCGGACCAACTTTCCTTAACATCTATACACCATGTATTCTTGAAATTGGACTAAGTGCTAATGAAGGACTTGGAGAAATGAAAGAGCAAGACAAAGATAGATTTGAGTCTTACAAATATATTTCACCAGAAGCTGAAGAGTTTTTAGCAAAATGTAAAGAAGAAGGACGTTTATAA
- a CDS encoding transketolase C-terminal domain-containing protein produces MSKITDMTDTHNWSGQRLVTADELLFEAPREKHFMTGSEVLKEAVKRCTVDASVSYPITPQSEAAHLIGELWAEGYVGTYFRGENEFGVMSEVAGCAMAGARTITTTSGPGTLRAMENFAQWSGTRIPCQLILMARGINSPLTIQPDNLEVSYMLETGCQIWYAENVQELFDMSIAAFVVAEKPDVHVPIITVVDGFFVSHTREAVMLPADDIALFPYEPYKSPLPPIDSETPPGRFLRDPFVMKSNYISYATHASWQFEIRSAVERSRPYAEHFLDGLVHTTGSEDAEIAFVTCGTASHQAKEAERELMKLGIKSKVIKLRTIRPFPEEELITALEGVKHIFVPEFNVVGWLEKEVKKALYKKTEADIVGGPRVAGGMSMPAEAIIKEVMEKINPGKGA; encoded by the coding sequence ATGAGTAAAATTACTGATATGACAGATACGCATAACTGGTCTGGACAAAGACTAGTTACAGCGGACGAATTATTATTTGAAGCACCAAGAGAAAAACACTTCATGACAGGTTCTGAAGTTTTAAAAGAAGCGGTAAAAAGATGTACAGTTGATGCATCAGTATCGTACCCAATTACACCACAATCTGAAGCAGCTCACCTTATCGGTGAACTATGGGCAGAGGGTTATGTAGGTACATACTTCCGTGGAGAGAATGAGTTTGGTGTTATGTCTGAAGTTGCAGGTTGTGCAATGGCAGGTGCTAGAACAATTACAACTACTTCAGGTCCAGGTACACTAAGAGCAATGGAAAACTTTGCTCAGTGGTCAGGAACTAGAATTCCATGTCAACTGATTCTAATGGCTCGTGGTATTAACTCACCACTTACTATTCAACCAGATAACTTGGAAGTTTCTTATATGCTAGAGACTGGATGCCAGATTTGGTATGCTGAAAATGTTCAAGAACTTTTTGACATGTCAATTGCAGCATTCGTTGTAGCTGAAAAGCCTGATGTTCATGTGCCTATTATTACTGTAGTTGATGGATTCTTTGTATCTCACACTAGAGAGGCAGTAATGCTTCCTGCTGATGATATCGCACTCTTCCCATATGAGCCATATAAGTCTCCATTACCTCCGATTGATTCAGAAACACCTCCGGGACGTTTCTTAAGAGATCCATTCGTAATGAAGTCTAACTATATCTCTTATGCAACACATGCTTCTTGGCAGTTTGAAATTAGATCTGCAGTTGAACGTTCACGTCCATATGCTGAGCACTTCCTAGATGGTCTAGTTCATACAACAGGTAGTGAAGACGCTGAAATCGCATTTGTTACTTGTGGTACTGCTTCTCATCAAGCTAAAGAGGCTGAAAGAGAACTAATGAAACTTGGAATCAAATCTAAAGTTATTAAGTTAAGAACTATTAGACCATTCCCAGAAGAAGAACTTATTACAGCACTAGAAGGTGTAAAACATATATTTGTACCTGAGTTTAATGTTGTTGGTTGGTTAGAAAAAGAAGTGAAAAAAGCACTTTACAAAAAAACTGAAGCGGACATCGTTGGCGGACCTAGAGTTGCTGGTGGTATGAGTATGCCTGCTGAAGCAATTATTAAAGAAGTTATGGAAAAAATCAATCCAGGTAAAGGAGCATAG
- a CDS encoding carbon monoxide dehydrogenase beta subunit family protein, producing the protein MANQGPAYYSPYPAATYEGVITPPEGKALLLEEIVDEEIAMREIAKVMLTKENATIFPGPQVLYGFNEEAKKKATLIKEMSEILNANMIPMYDYRPKYPKIDAEVEINPNHPNLTIWHNNIKAAIFIGVHCHYANVALKMVRSETDCYTVAICGLSGHEDAMATLRDQHSSELEKFNKIAREVKKELGL; encoded by the coding sequence ATGGCAAACCAAGGTCCCGCGTATTATTCACCGTATCCTGCGGCTACGTATGAAGGTGTAATTACACCACCAGAAGGAAAAGCACTTTTACTAGAAGAGATAGTAGATGAAGAAATTGCAATGAGAGAAATTGCAAAAGTTATGTTGACTAAAGAGAATGCAACAATTTTCCCTGGTCCACAAGTACTATACGGATTTAACGAAGAAGCTAAAAAGAAAGCTACTCTTATAAAAGAGATGTCAGAAATTCTTAACGCTAACATGATTCCAATGTATGATTACAGACCAAAGTATCCAAAAATTGATGCAGAAGTTGAGATCAATCCAAATCACCCAAACTTAACAATTTGGCATAACAATATTAAAGCAGCGATATTTATCGGTGTTCACTGTCACTATGCAAATGTTGCATTAAAAATGGTTAGATCAGAGACAGATTGTTATACAGTTGCTATTTGTGGTTTATCAGGACACGAAGATGCTATGGCTACATTAAGAGACCAGCATTCATCAGAACTTGAAAAATTCAATAAAATAGCTAGAGAAGTAAAAAAAGAACTAGGATTATAA
- a CDS encoding 4Fe-4S dicluster domain-containing protein produces the protein MYYVAKVDSDKCAEHKCNMCTLYCPEANTLMFDKVGNTSWVDEDRCKGCALCVYVCSDLLNRDCISMEMAEAKEV, from the coding sequence ATGTATTATGTAGCAAAAGTTGATTCAGACAAGTGTGCTGAGCATAAATGTAATATGTGTACACTATATTGTCCAGAAGCTAATACGCTAATGTTCGATAAAGTTGGAAATACATCTTGGGTCGATGAAGATAGATGTAAAGGGTGTGCACTGTGTGTGTACGTATGTTCTGACCTACTTAATCGAGATTGTATTTCGATGGAAATGGCTGAAGCAAAAGAAGTTTAA
- a CDS encoding acetyl-CoA carboxylase biotin carboxylase subunit, which yields MKKISKVLIANRGEIALRIIRACKELEITSVVVFSEADVDGVWVRKADECYPIMGNPVQAYLDFEPILSIAKKAGCDAIHPGYGFLSESAEFATACLENDIIFIGPKAEHIELFGDKMASKVAMKKIGVPVLEGTDTPVVDKAEGEGIANEIGFPVIIKAAFGGGGRGMRIVKKAKEFSKMFDEATNESLKYFGKTEVFIEKYVENPRHIEVQVIADSYGNVVHLGERDCSIQRRHQKVIEIAPSPLLSDTVRKEIYRVSTKAMFRLGYESVGTVEFLVDEDDNIYFIEMNTRVQVEHPVTEVITGVDLIQRMIEIAGGDKLHFLQEEIKFRGYAIEFRINSEDPQNNFMPSGGTITNYLTPGGPGVRIDSSLYEGYELPTNYDSMMGKLIVSALDWEGAVKKAKRALDEYNIDGVKTNISLHREIVRDADFKAGKFNTGFLGEKMDTFNFNAKSSLQAENEKISFISSMIKKIKENKLTTRS from the coding sequence ATGAAGAAAATATCAAAAGTCTTAATCGCAAATAGAGGTGAAATCGCTTTACGTATTATTAGAGCTTGTAAAGAACTTGAAATAACAAGTGTAGTTGTCTTTTCAGAAGCTGATGTAGATGGTGTTTGGGTAAGAAAAGCTGATGAGTGCTATCCAATAATGGGTAATCCAGTTCAAGCTTATCTCGATTTTGAGCCAATTTTATCAATCGCAAAAAAAGCAGGTTGTGATGCAATACACCCTGGTTATGGTTTTTTATCTGAGAGTGCTGAGTTTGCTACTGCGTGTTTAGAAAACGACATTATTTTTATAGGTCCAAAAGCTGAGCATATAGAACTATTTGGTGACAAAATGGCATCAAAGGTTGCTATGAAGAAAATTGGTGTTCCAGTGCTAGAAGGTACGGATACACCGGTTGTTGACAAAGCTGAGGGTGAGGGAATCGCTAACGAGATAGGTTTTCCTGTAATTATTAAAGCTGCGTTTGGTGGTGGTGGTAGAGGAATGAGAATCGTTAAAAAGGCAAAAGAATTCTCTAAAATGTTTGATGAAGCAACAAACGAGTCTCTAAAATATTTTGGTAAAACTGAAGTTTTTATAGAGAAGTATGTTGAGAACCCTAGACATATAGAGGTACAAGTTATTGCTGATAGCTATGGTAATGTAGTTCACCTAGGTGAGAGAGATTGCTCGATTCAAAGACGTCATCAAAAGGTAATAGAGATTGCTCCATCACCACTCTTAAGTGACACTGTTCGAAAAGAGATATACAGAGTTTCAACAAAGGCTATGTTTAGATTAGGATATGAAAGTGTTGGAACAGTTGAATTTTTAGTGGATGAAGATGACAATATATACTTTATTGAGATGAATACTAGAGTTCAAGTTGAGCACCCTGTCACTGAAGTTATTACAGGGGTTGATTTAATTCAAAGAATGATAGAAATTGCTGGCGGAGATAAGCTACACTTTTTACAAGAAGAGATAAAGTTCCGTGGTTATGCAATAGAGTTTAGAATAAACTCTGAAGACCCACAAAACAACTTTATGCCTTCAGGTGGAACTATTACTAACTATCTAACGCCAGGTGGACCAGGGGTTAGAATAGACTCTTCTTTATATGAAGGGTATGAACTACCTACAAATTATGATTCTATGATGGGTAAACTTATTGTATCTGCACTAGATTGGGAAGGTGCGGTGAAAAAAGCAAAGCGTGCACTTGATGAATACAATATAGATGGAGTTAAAACAAACATATCACTGCATAGAGAGATAGTAAGAGATGCCGACTTTAAAGCTGGAAAGTTTAATACAGGCTTTTTAGGTGAAAAAATGGATACTTTTAATTTTAATGCAAAGTCATCTTTACAAGCAGAAAATGAAAAAATTTCATTCATATCAAGTATGATTAAAAAGATAAAAGAGAATAAACTCACAACTAGGAGTTAA
- the purE gene encoding 5-(carboxyamino)imidazole ribonucleotide mutase — MSKPLVGIIMGSDSDLPVMSAAAAICEEFEIEFELDIVSAHRTPEKLVEYSKSAEARGLKVIIAGAGGAAHLPGMVASETVLPVIGVPVKGSSLEGMDSLLSIVQMPGGVPVATVAINGAKNAGILAAQIIGSSDSTLREKIALYKQEMKAQVDAKSEKLKNIEYKRYLKEMGN; from the coding sequence ATGAGTAAACCATTAGTTGGAATTATTATGGGAAGTGACTCTGATTTACCAGTTATGAGTGCTGCAGCAGCAATCTGTGAAGAGTTTGAAATTGAATTTGAATTAGATATTGTATCTGCACACAGAACACCAGAAAAGCTAGTTGAATATTCTAAAAGTGCAGAGGCTAGGGGTTTGAAAGTAATCATCGCTGGTGCTGGTGGAGCTGCTCACTTACCAGGTATGGTTGCTTCAGAGACAGTTTTACCTGTAATTGGCGTACCCGTTAAAGGATCTTCATTGGAAGGAATGGATTCTCTTCTTTCAATAGTACAGATGCCAGGTGGTGTTCCCGTAGCAACAGTTGCGATAAATGGTGCTAAAAATGCAGGTATCTTAGCTGCACAAATTATTGGCTCTTCAGATAGCACTTTGAGAGAGAAAATAGCACTCTATAAACAAGAGATGAAAGCACAAGTCGATGCTAAATCAGAAAAACTGAAAAATATTGAGTATAAACGATATTTAAAAGAGATGGGAAACTAG
- a CDS encoding 5-(carboxyamino)imidazole ribonucleotide synthase, with product MDKNFNYSNLKLGIIGGGQLGKIMSQKAKKMGFHVTILDPTFNCPAAQVSDKHIMGGFHDKEKLEQLVQETDVTTFELEHVDTSILKELFDNGHIIHPSPYIIELIQNKYEQKKLLDEKGIPVPKYKNVENDEDLSAFGFPVIQKAKMGGYDGKGVQMIKTKADLAYRLPTESFIEELVDIDKELAVIVARNIEGQTKCYPVVEMLFDDRTNICDIVMAPAKISKEVEKKSIEISVKSIEALEGVGIFAVELFLTKKGEILVNEIAPRPHNSGHYTVEACATSQFEQIIRAVTNLPLGSTKLISPAVMINLLGEEGYEGEPFIEGIHDALEIPELSFHFYGKTFTKPYRKMGHVTILDDDIDMALEKAMRAKDILKIKGSKKI from the coding sequence ATGGACAAAAATTTTAACTATTCTAATCTAAAGCTAGGAATTATTGGCGGAGGACAATTGGGCAAAATAATGTCTCAAAAAGCCAAAAAGATGGGCTTTCATGTCACTATTTTAGATCCAACATTTAATTGTCCCGCAGCTCAAGTATCTGACAAGCATATTATGGGAGGATTCCATGATAAAGAGAAACTTGAGCAATTAGTACAAGAGACAGACGTTACGACTTTCGAATTAGAGCATGTAGATACTTCTATTTTAAAAGAGTTATTTGACAATGGACATATTATTCATCCATCTCCTTATATAATCGAGTTAATCCAAAATAAGTATGAGCAAAAGAAACTACTTGATGAGAAAGGTATTCCCGTACCTAAATATAAAAATGTAGAAAATGATGAAGATTTATCTGCATTTGGATTCCCTGTTATACAAAAAGCAAAAATGGGTGGCTATGATGGCAAGGGTGTCCAGATGATTAAAACTAAAGCTGATCTTGCATATCGCTTGCCAACAGAATCATTCATTGAAGAACTTGTTGACATTGACAAAGAACTTGCTGTTATTGTCGCTAGAAATATAGAGGGACAAACTAAATGTTATCCAGTTGTCGAGATGCTATTTGACGATAGAACTAACATCTGTGATATCGTTATGGCACCTGCAAAGATTTCTAAAGAAGTTGAAAAAAAATCCATTGAAATTTCCGTTAAGTCTATAGAAGCTTTAGAGGGTGTTGGAATTTTTGCTGTTGAACTTTTTTTAACTAAAAAGGGAGAAATCTTAGTGAATGAAATCGCTCCAAGACCTCACAACTCAGGACACTACACAGTTGAAGCATGTGCAACTTCACAATTTGAGCAGATAATAAGAGCTGTGACAAATCTACCATTGGGTTCGACGAAGCTAATCTCTCCGGCTGTAATGATTAACTTACTTGGAGAAGAAGGCTATGAGGGTGAGCCATTTATTGAGGGTATTCATGATGCATTAGAGATCCCAGAGTTGTCTTTTCACTTCTATGGAAAAACTTTTACAAAGCCTTATCGTAAAATGGGTCATGTAACAATTCTTGATGATGATATAGATATGGCGTTAGAAAAAGCGATGAGAGCAAAAGATATTTTAAAAATTAAAGGAAGCAAGAAAATATGA